Genomic window (uncultured Campylobacter sp.):
TAAAATAGTAGCTAAAAATTATGTTATTGACCGGAGGGTAGTATCATGAAAGTTAAGAGTTTTAGCTTTGCGCCCATTTTGGCGCTGTTGTTTTGTTTCGTGGCGGGGGCCTTTGCGGATAATAGACCCAATATTAAGATCAATCCCGCCGTTATAGATCCTTGGGAATACCCTGATAGTGGCGTGATCAATAGTAGTGATCCGCATTGGTATTGGTATTCAAGCGGTGAATGTGGAGATGGCGCCGGTCATAATCATTGTGGAACATGGAATTTTAGTGGTATTCGAGATTGGAAAAATCAAACCCCTGTAGTTAGATTTGGCGGTCCCGGTACCTATGTATTTGGAGACTATGCCGTAGCTGGAAATACAGTGCTTAGTTTTGATTGGGACGGAGTTACAAAAGGAGTGGATAAAAACTTTATAGCTGGCGCAAACGGTCATTATTTAAAAGAGGATCCAGATACTTCGGCGGGTGCCTTTTATCTAAATAGCTCCAAATCGACTCTAAAACTACCTAAGGGTATTACTAAAGATGATATCGTTTTTGCAGCTTTGTATTGGCAAGGTAACGTAAGAGAGGCAAGAGAGCTTATCAATGAGGGATGGGATAAATACGTAGGAAATGGCGACGGAGTTAAGTTTGCGAAATGGTATAAATGGGCTAAGCTTAGAATGAAAAGCTCAAAAAGTGCAACAAGTACTGCTCCTATAGATATCCCGAGGGATAGATGTAACGGCGTAGCCGGCTGGAATTATAGGGAGAATGCTAGCTATAGAAATCTTCCTAACCCTCGGAAGGTAGAGATGCGTTTGGAATACGGCTGCTTTGCAGATATTACGGATAAAGTGAAGGCAAACTTTGTTGATTACTCTGATAGTATAGATTTTACCGTAGGAAACATAGTAGCTAGCGATGGTAGGGATAATGCCGGTGCAGCCCTTATTAATGGTGAGTTAAAAAATATTAGACTTGGTATGTGGGGTGGCTGGGGTGTAATCATAGTATATGATAAGACCTTGGACTCTAGAAATAAGCTAATGGCAGATTTACAAAGCCCTGCTAATCCTGTAGGTGTAGCGAAACCGTTTACTTACGCAGAGGCTGCAAAATTTAAAAACGATTATTACAAGCCTAAAAACGTAACCGTATATGGTGATTTTATAGCTATTACACCTTGGGCAGGCGCAAATGAATCTATAAACGTAAAAGCCGAGTTAAAAGGCTTTTACACTCCTAGGAGCGGTCGCGTTAATGCTAAGCTTAGTTTTTTAGGTTTTGGTGGCGAGGCGAAACTTGGACCTGAAATGAGCGGCAATGATAAGACGAAGGAATTTTTTAGAGTAGAGAATAAAAAAGCGGGCGGTAAAATGGATACTTTATATACTCCTAATGCCGCTTGGTCTAATGGAATAAACGCATTGGCTCAAATCGGAAGCGAATGGTATTCTAATATATTCGGCGGTACCATTATGAGGCTAAGAAGCGAAAATGGTGGATATGCTGCGATACCGGAAATCCTAAGAGGTAAGCATTACGAGGGAGCGGATCAGGCAGCCGCCGTGGATTTAGATGAATTTGATATAAGCGATAAAATGGGCTACGGGCAATCAAGTATAAAGTTGGAACTGGGTGGTACGTATAACTCAACAAACAACCAATCCGATCAAAACTTTATAAGTATGATAGCAATATCAGTAGATCTGTATGTTCCTCAACTATGCTATCAGTATGAGGTATATAATGCCGCTAACTGGGTAAAATTCTTTAGAACTAAAGATGAAGATCCGCAGAATGGCAAAGTTATCGGTAGCAGATATAGTAAGACTGAGATTGACGACAATAAGCCAGAGCAGATCAAAAATCCAGTAGTTGCGGGCGAGCATATCTACTATAGAATGAAATTCGAAAACAGACTAAATGGTGGTAATAGCGAGGATGCTGTAGGTGCAGTAGTGTCAATCGATTTTGCTCAGGCAGGCGCTGCCTATACCAAAGATAGTTCTACTATAAATAATGAACTAGCCATAAACGATCCTATCACTACCACTACAAATACCATACCTGCAGCGGCTGCAGAGAAACTGGTCTATCTACGCGATGGTCAAAAGGGTGCATATAAGACGATGAAAGATGTCATAAATGGCGGCACCCCAAATGTTACGGATCCTATCTATAATGATAGGCAATTTACGACGCTAGATAATAATGTCTTAAAATTCTATATCGGCGAGGGTGCAGGAGAGATAAAAGCTGGCACGACTACTCCGGTGGGCGGTCTAATGAGACCAGGTAAGGCGGCGTATGGTGAGTTTAACGCTACCGTTAATACCGGTGCAAAAATTCTTCAAGCTCCTGCCGTGACATTAAGCTACAAGATGAGTCTAGATATCGGCGGCGGTCAGCGAGTCGTCCTAGATATGGATAGTGCCTCTGAACTTGAGCTATGCGATGCAACGAAGGTTTCTAAAAGTGTTGATATCCAGCCGCTAAGTGGTTTGCAAGTAGTAAATAAGAATTTTAGTAATAGCGACGACGATGATAGGCTATATACTCAAATCTCCGATAAGCCTTTTGATGCAAAACTCATCTTTAGACCAGATTACGAGAGCCAATATTGTAAGTCTTATGACGATAAAACCGGTAAATGTACAGATTATATCGGTGCGGCTGCGAATTCTCCTTACTTTAAAAAAGATCCTAATACAGGTAAGCTCGTATATATCGGTAGCAAGGATAGAAAGCTTGAGAAATTTGGCTTGGGAGGAAAATTATATTTGTCCGTCATCAGGGCAAAAAATGCTGCTACTACGTCAGACAAAGTCAGTGAGGATGATAAGAAAAATAGCGTAGTTTATGCATGCCGATCAGTAACTGATACCTTAAAAATTCCGTTTAAGCTAAATGGCGATTCCTATTCTGTAGATAAGGAATTAGATTTTAAAAACAAGAGCATTTTAACTCTAAATAATATAGAGATAGGTGATGCGTATCAAGGTCTTACATTTATGCTTAGTTATCGTCCTGACGAGCAAGCTACCTCGAGATCCGATTTAGATAAGTATATAAAAGATAAGGACTTAAACAGTGAGGATCCTAAGGCTTACTATTTAGAGCTTAAAAAATGGGAGCTTAAGAAGCAATACGGGTATTGTGAAGCCAATGAAGATTTTGATTGGTGCAATAAAAGTCTGACTGCGGAACAAAAGAAGGATATCTGGGATAATATTATACAAAAGAAGCTGGATGAGCTTAAAAATAGTATAGATACGGCTAGCAATGAGTTCGGAATTAAAATGTCAAAAGACGGCTCGTTCCATATATGCGGTAGCGATAACTTCGTACTCCGCCCTGCGTATTTCAAAGTAGATACCGATGCGCTAAATAATTCCGGTAAATATAGCAAGATCGTAGATACTACCGCTAGTGGCGATATAACTAAAAAAGGCGTTAGTACCGATGTTTATAATCCTACCGAACTTCGCGTGGGTGGTGACTATGAGCAGAACGCAGATATTTTAGCGCACGTAATATCAGCTAGAAGTTACAGCGATAACGGCGTACCTAACTATACTGCAAGAATTGGCGGCGACCTAGGTAATCAGCGCTATCATCTACGTAAAAGCTATGGTACGGATTCCGACGATACTCAAGATATATCGACTAAGATCCGTGGCATCCAGACTTACTTGCGCCCATTCATATCTAATGAATGTGTGGCTAATGTAGATACCCAGTCTTATTATGTCGATAGAAAAACAGCCACTACTACATTAAAACGCGGTGTAAAGCAAGACGGTTGCTACGGCGGTACTGCAGTAGAGTATTCCGGTGCTAAATACAATGTCGAGACAGGCAAATACGAGATCGATCCATCGACTATCAAAAAGGGCTCTTTTGGCAAGAGTGATGATGTTTCGTGCGTGTTAAATGGTACAAGCTCAAAATTCGACGCATCGTATAGAAGAGTATGGGATAAAAATGCCGTAAGCTTATGGGCGGATTTTAATGCTAGAGATATCGTAGAGACTGGAGGTGTGGCGAAATTCAGCGGCAAAGGCAATTCTCAAGGCGCTTATTTGATGACTCAGTCTAGAAAAGCTTCTGCGGATAAAGATAAAGAAAATGCCGTCATTTATACTGAAGGATTAGGTGCAAATGCTGATAAAATTTTTAACTACTATAATGTCGGTGATGTACTGGTAAGCGTCTATGATAACTCATGGACGGATGCTTACTCCGATCAGACATACTCTAAAAAGTGGAAGAGTGCTAAATGTATTATCAATTCATCTAGCAATACTCCGGACGCTAAAGGTATGGTAGGTTGCGACGTAGGCATGAGAATTGCTGCTAACAAAGATAAAGCTATAAACGACAATATTGTATTGCGATACCGACCGGATCGTATCAGAATGTCGCTCGTAAGCCTTGATAATGGTATAACAACTGGCGTAGGTGATAATAATATCACCGGCGGAACATCCGCATATACATATTTTAATGATCCGTATATTGAGAATAATGTTGTAGTATATCCAGGCGAAAATCCCGCACAGAATTTAGCTGTAACGCGTCAGATAAGCCAGCTTGCCAAACTTAAAGTTAATGCCGTGGCGTATCTATCTGACAAAGTTTATAAGGATGTCATCGCTACGCTTTATGACGGATATAAGCAAGATGTTGGCGGCACTCCTCAAGCCGTGTGCGGATTTTCGAGCGATCTTGATTTTGCGCTAAATTTTGGATTTGATTGCGCTAGCAATAGTGCCGATGGACGTTGCTCCACGGCTACCGCTAGCAGGACCGGCGGAGATACAAATTACGTGCCGTATCCTAATAGACCTACCGTTGTTTACAATATCCGTGGTGGTACACAGTTTTTCGCTAAGAATTCTAACGAGTGCCTAGGCTCTACGGGTTATGATAGCAGATGCTATACATATAACGCAAGGACCCTAAGCTCAACTGTTATCGGAGGTTGGGAGGAAGCTGCTTCCGCCGCCGATGTTGGCTATGGCATGCCTATACCGCTTGGAATGGCGCTTAATTATTACTCCGATGCTTCATTAATAGGCGGACTTATCAATAGACCGAAAGGCGGCACAGGAATTAATTACGATTCTAAGTCGAGCGATTTTAGAATTTTGGCACAAGGATTTAGAGAGGGACAGACTCCTGGTTCAACTGTGTATTTTAATTTCGCTAGGATGCATAAAACCCCTAGCACCCCGGTGCTTATCTACGCTAGTGACTTTAATATCGGAAATGGCACGGTTAGTATCGCTGAAAATTTTTGGCCGTCAAAATTTGATAAATCATACAATGCTATCTCGGATACAACTTCGGAGCAATATAAGAAGGATGATATAAAGTTATCCCAGGAGAACTTTAATACTTTCATCACTAGAAAGGTTGGTGAAACCGGAGCTGCAAGTAAGGCTGCTTATATAGCCGCTGCTAATTCCAATAGTAAGACCTATGCAACAGGTAAAACCGTTATAGATTATAGTGACAACGTAGGCACTTATGCGCTATTCGTCTATGGTACGTCATATGACAAGAGCCTGGGATCTAGAGTGTATCAAGCCACTACCAGAACCGGGGTAACCGTACCTATTTATACGCAGATCTATTGCGGTAGAACCGATAGGTGCGCGAATATGCCTGCTCCTAGCGCGGAACTTGCTTATGAAGCCCCTAGCTCGAATATATTTACCGTGCTAGCGGCTCAAGATCATAGCCTAACTGATTTTACGAAGTTCGTAGTAAATACTAGGGCCACTTTAAATAATATAGGAGCAGAATTCGTAAGCGCTTATACTAGCTTTACGCCTACTGGCGTAACTGTTCGCAGAGGTAATGTAGTAAGCGGTGGCAAGGAAGATATAGCTATCCAAGCTACTGCTCCGGGCCAGGCTACAATACGTATTGAAACTAACCCATGGCTTATCCATACGCCTGCTGGAAATCAAAAAACTATGTTTACCGTACCTCCTACTACTGGAGCTTACTCTAGCAGGTTCCCTGGTGTGCCACAGTATTTCAATCCTCTTACTGTAAATGTAAGAGCTGTTAGACCTACAGTCTGGGGTGGAGAAGGTCAAGTCAAGTCCGGTACGGAAGACGACGTAGGATCATTCGCTGGTGGTAGTACAGCGGATAATAGCACTAGCGACACTTCGACTAGCAAGCTAGGTACGGGCGATATTCGCGATATTTACAATCAAAAGACCGATTGGTAGTATCTACGCTAAGCTGGTAGCATAAAGGCTAGCCTCCTGGCTAGCCTTTTTTTATGAGCGAAATTTTGGTTTTCTTGGCGACAAATATTTTGGAATTTTGCTTTGTAAATTTTTGTCTGCAAATTCCATGAGATAGAATTTTTTTGGAATTTTAAATTGCGAAATTTTACTATAAGACTTGGCGGTAAAATTTTACTCATTGAGATTTGTGCGCCGTAACGGCATAGAATTGCGCGCTAATCCCAAGCGGTAGAATTTCAAAATTTTGTATGACGATCCTCCTCCTGTTTATTAAAATGCTGAGCTATCAGCGTTGCAAGTTTCGCGTAGTGTGATCATGCAAAGCTTATTGTAAATTTTTATTGCGCGAGATTTTACATTTCAATATAGCCGCAGAATTCAATTAGTAAAATCTGCGCCCAACTCTCATCCTAAAATTCTATCGCGGTAAAACACACCGCCGATAAAACTTAAAATTCTATTGCTCAAAGCCGCCCGCATTTTCCCTTATCCTTCAAAATTTCGTTTCGCAAAATTCCGATCCGCCTAAAGCTACCGTATAAATTTCGCCTCATAAATTCCATTCCTCCATTAGCCTATTTACCCGTTTTTAAATGAAATTTCGGCACAATGTGGCTTAAAATTTCATCAGGAAAAGCCACTTGAAAACAAAAAATATCAGAAATTTCAGCATCATCGCGCATATCGACCATGGCAAATCCACGCTCGCAGACCGTCTAATCAGCGAGTGCAACGCCGTCGAGGCGCGCCAGATGAGCAGCCAGATCATGGATACGATGGATATCGAAAAGGAGCGCGGCATCACGATCAAGGCGCAGTCCGTGCGGCTCGAGTATGAGCTTGGCGGCGAGAAATACGTTTTAAATTTAATCGACACCCCTGGCCACGTGGATTTTAGCTACGAGGTCTCGCGCTCGCTGGCTAGCTGCGAGGGGGCGATCCTCGTCGTGGACGCGAGCCAGGGCGTGCAGGCGCAAACCATCGCAAACGTCTATATCGCGCTACAGCACAACCTGGAGATCATCCCCGTACTCAATAAAATCGATCTGCCCGCCGCCGATCCGCAGCGCGTAAAAGATGAGATCGAGCATGTCATCGGGCTTGATTGCAGCAGCGCGATCGAGGTCAGCGCCAAGACGGGCGTGGGCATTAATGAGCTTTTAGAGGCGATAATCACTCGCATCCCCGCGCCCAAAACGGACGACGCCGCGCCGCTTAAGGCGCTCATCTACGACAGCTGGTTTGATAACTACCTAGGCGCGCTCGCGCTTGCGAGGCTCTACGACGGCGTGCTGAAAAAGGGCGACGAGGTCTATATCATGGGTAGCGAGAACCGCCACGAGGTCCTTGATCTGATGTATCCCAACCCGCTCGCGCCTACCAAAACCCGCGAGCTTAGCAGCGGTGAAGTGGGCATCGTAGTAATGGGGCTAAAAAACGTCGCCGACGTGCAGGTAGGCGATACGATCACGCTTTTTAAAAATCGTGCCGTCGCGCCCGTAGGCGGGTTTGAAAAGGCCAAGCCCTTCGTGTTTGCGGGCATCTATCCCGTGCAAACCGATAAATTTGAAGACCTGCGCGACGCTTTGGATAAGCTCAGCCTAAACGACAGCTCGCTTAGCTACGAGCCCGAGACCTCGCTCGCGCTAGGATTTGGCTTTCGCGTCGGGTTTTTGGGGCTACTGCATATGGAGGTCGTGAAGGAGCGGCTCGAGCGTGAGTTTGATCTCGATCTCATCGCTACGGCGCCGACCGTCACATACGCCGTGTATCTCACGGACGGCTCGTGCGTGCGGATACACAGCCCCAGCGAGCTTCCGGCGCCAAATTTCATCGAGCGCATCGAGGAGCCCTACGTCAGGGCGACCATCATTACCCCGAGCGAGTTTCTGGGCAATCTCATCAGCCTTTTAAATTTGCGCCGCGGCATCCAAACCAAGATGGACTACATCACGCCGGAGCGCGTCCTGCTCGAATACGACGTGCCGACAAACGAGATCATAATGGACTTTTACGATAAGCTCAAATCCTGCACCAAGGGCTATGCGAGCTTTGATTACGAGCCGATCGATTACAGGCGCGGCGATCTCGTAAAGCTCGACATCCGCGTCGCCGGCGAAGCGGTCGATGCTCTCTCGATCATCGTGCCCGCCTCAAAGGCCGAATCCAAGGGGCGCGACCTTGTCAAAGCGATGAAGGAGATCGTACCGCGGCAGCTTTTTGAGGTCGCGATCCAAGCAAGTATCGGCAACAAGATCATCGCGCGCGAAAACGTTCGCGCCATGGGCAAAAACGTGACCGCCAAGTGCTACGGCGGCGACATCACGCGCAAGCGCAAGCTGCTCGAGAAACAAAAAGAGGGCAAGAAGCGCATGAAGACGATCGGCAAGGTGAATTTGCCGAGCGAGGCGTTTTTGAGCGTGCTGAAGATCGATTAAATTTTATACTTACGCGGATGGTCCAAATTTCATCTTTTTTCATCTTTTGTCGCGCGGCCGTAAAATTTGCTTTTAAATTTTAACGATCGCTCGGGCGTTTAAATTTAGCAGCTCGCCGTTCGGTATGAAATTTCGTCTTTAAATTTCACGATCCTAAGAGACGATTTAAATTTTATGACTGCACGGCGTTTAAACTCTATCGCTCGTCGTCCGAGCTGATACATTCGCTGTTGCGCGCGCCCATTTTGCGGCGCCTTAAGCTCTAGCGTTTACGGCTCGGTCGTAGAATTTTGCCGCTCGCCGTTAGGCTAAAATTTCATCTTTCAAATTTAACATTTCGCGAGCGGTTTAAATTTTATGTCCGCCAGCCGATTATTGCAGTCGCGCCCGTCATCTCCTACAGTTGCAGTCGCGCCCGCAGCTCGGCTATAAAATTTTATTCCGACGGCGCCTGCTATGAAATTTTATCCACTGCGGCTTTATAAAATTTTACTGCGCGCCGCATGAAATTTCCATAGCGCGAGCTTTTATAGCAAAACGGCGTATAAGAGGGCGCGCCGATAAATCCCGCAAAAGCGCTAAATTTATCGGCGTGAGATCAAAGGAGCAAAATGAAATTTTTAGACCGCTTGGGCGTGGATAGGAGCAGCTTTATTGATCTGTTTTCGGCGTGTTTGGGTTGCGGCGCAAGTGCGCAAGAGGCGGGCTCGAAGCTGATCGTAAAGAGCAGGCGCCGGTCTGTGGATCTAAAGCGCGGCGAGATCAGTTTCGGCGATGATGCGCCGCGCGCTATCTGGTATATCGGCAGCGAAGCGAGCAGTAGCCACACGTAGCTGTGGAGGTACGAGAACATAAACCGTCTAGGTAAGCGGCTGCTTGCCCTTGCGCGAGATGTGCGCGACTTCGGCTTGTGGCACGGGCTAGCCGCGCTTAGCACGCCCAAGCTCGCACTAAGCGCGGAGATAAACGGCCACGCTCTAAGCGCGATCGCGTGCGGATTATCGCAGGAACCGGTATGTTACTACCGCTGTCCGCACGCAGGCGGAGCAGTGTTTGTGGCGTTCGCGGCGGGCGAGCGCGTGAGCTCCGATGGCACGATCAAGCTCAGCATGGATGCAAGGGGGCTAATCTCTTTAGCGCGCGATTACACAGGCGCGTTTCAGCTAAATCACGCCGTTTTATCGGGGGCGCTTTTACTTAGAAATGGCACGAAATTTAGCGAAGCGGCGGGCAAGATCGTAGCAAATTTTAAAAATGACGCAGTTTTTTCGTTTGATAATTTGGGGCGGCTAAGCGAGGTAGAATTCGCCGTATAGAGCCGCAAATATTGCGGCATGCATCTGCGGCTTTGAAATTTACGCCGTGAAATTCTGCTTCGTAAATTTTATATCGTAGAATTTTGCGCCTTGCAATTTCACTCGGTAAAATTTAGACTGCGAAACTCCGCCGTGCGAAATCCTCTTAAAATTTTACGTTGCAAAATTCTGCCGCTAAATTTATGCCAAATCTCTAAATTTAAATCAAAATCAGTCACCGTCGATGTCGAAGTCAAGATGCTCTTTGAAATAAGCGCGCAGCCTGCGACGGTCGTTGCGACCGGGCGTGATCGCAAACCACAGCACGCGATCGTTCAGATCCTTGCCGCGGATCAGCACGGTGTCGCGCAGCAAGATATCGTGAAAGTCGCCGTTTAGCCGCCATGACGAGAGCGCCTTGGCGAAGATAAAGATCACGACGCCAACGACCATTATCACGAATGCCATCCCCACGCGCTCGCTCATGGCGATACCGACTAGCCACAACACGATGACCGATCCGATTCCAAATGTAAAGAACTGCTCGTATTTTACGTAGCGGGAGTGGCTAAGCGCCGTGTAGCCGGTGCAGGTGCGCAAAAAGCCCGGCGTGAGCCTAACGTAGTCGATATTAAAGAGCAAAATTTCGCTCTTGCGCTCGTTTGAAACGAAAGTGATTGCATGGTCGTTAAATTTAAACAGCCCGCCGCCGTCGCGCCCCTGATACCAAGCTACGCCGGCGATCAAAAGCCCCAAAATCCCGCCTCCGCCGCGTCCGCGCCCGTTGTCTAAAAAAATTTCATCTAAATCAAGCCCGGCCGAAATTCCGTAAAAAAATATAAAGACCATCATCGCGATGACGAAGATCACGATGAAGGAGTTGTCGTTTTTGACGCTAAATCCGCCTGCGCTCGCGGTTCGTGCGCCGCGGCTGCGAAGGGCGGCTTTGTAGTCTTTGGTGCTAAAAGTAGGCATAAAGTCTCCTTTCTTTCGGGCTTGCGAAACTC
Coding sequences:
- the lepA gene encoding translation elongation factor 4, which produces MKTKNIRNFSIIAHIDHGKSTLADRLISECNAVEARQMSSQIMDTMDIEKERGITIKAQSVRLEYELGGEKYVLNLIDTPGHVDFSYEVSRSLASCEGAILVVDASQGVQAQTIANVYIALQHNLEIIPVLNKIDLPAADPQRVKDEIEHVIGLDCSSAIEVSAKTGVGINELLEAIITRIPAPKTDDAAPLKALIYDSWFDNYLGALALARLYDGVLKKGDEVYIMGSENRHEVLDLMYPNPLAPTKTRELSSGEVGIVVMGLKNVADVQVGDTITLFKNRAVAPVGGFEKAKPFVFAGIYPVQTDKFEDLRDALDKLSLNDSSLSYEPETSLALGFGFRVGFLGLLHMEVVKERLEREFDLDLIATAPTVTYAVYLTDGSCVRIHSPSELPAPNFIERIEEPYVRATIITPSEFLGNLISLLNLRRGIQTKMDYITPERVLLEYDVPTNEIIMDFYDKLKSCTKGYASFDYEPIDYRRGDLVKLDIRVAGEAVDALSIIVPASKAESKGRDLVKAMKEIVPRQLFEVAIQASIGNKIIARENVRAMGKNVTAKCYGGDITRKRKLLEKQKEGKKRMKTIGKVNLPSEAFLSVLKID
- a CDS encoding DUF6882 domain-containing protein; the protein is MWRYENINRLGKRLLALARDVRDFGLWHGLAALSTPKLALSAEINGHALSAIACGLSQEPVCYYRCPHAGGAVFVAFAAGERVSSDGTIKLSMDARGLISLARDYTGAFQLNHAVLSGALLLRNGTKFSEAAGKIVANFKNDAVFSFDNLGRLSEVEFAV